Part of the Candidatus Delongbacteria bacterium genome, CGGAGGAGTCCTGAGCGGTTCGCGCGCGGCCGGGACTTCCACAACCGGGGTCTCGCCCTCGCTCTCCTTCAGAATGCGCGACAGATTTTCGCGCCCGGCCGCTTCGCTCTCCTGCTGTTGCTTGCGCTTGCGCCAGCGTTCTTCCAGCGCCTGTACCTGCGCGGCAATGCTGCCGGTGGCTTCCTTGGTTTGCAGGGCCCGGGCTTCCTTGAGGCTGCGATCGGTGCGGACACGGTCGAGGGTCTGGTTCAGGGTCAGCCGTTCCTGATCCAGCTGGCGGGCGCGACGTTCGTTTTCTGCCCTGGCGGCCTCCGCTTCACGGCGCGAGGCTTCCAGATCCTTCAGCAGTGCGGCCTGGCGTTCCTGTTCGGCGGTCGTCCGGTTTTCCAGCGAGACCAGCCGCGCGGCGTTGTCCTGCAGGCGGCGGGCACCCCGTTCGACACCCGCACCGAACCAGGGAAACCAGCGTGCCCGGCGCCAGGCTTCCCCCACATCACCGGATGCCAGCAACCAGTAGAGAGGATCCTGGCGACGGTTGCGCCAGACCTGATTGACCACCGCACGCGTCTCGGCAAGCAGGCGTGCGTGCTCCGCTCCGTTCAGCTCGCGATCATGGGCCAGACTCTGCAGGTGCAGGGCGCTCCGTTGAATGGATTCACGGGTGCGCCCCGAGCGCTCTTCCAGTCGGCGGCCGTGGGATTCCAGTTCCTGGATCAGGCTCTGGGTCGAGGACAGCGAACGCTGGGTACGATCCAGTTTCTGCAGATCCTGCTCCTCGCGGGTGGCCAGTTCGGCGGCCTGGGTCTGGAGCGCATCCAGGGCGTTGCGCAACGAATCCAGTCGGGCCCGGTCTTCTTCCAGGCGGGTGAGGGCCTGACCGGACCCGCTGACCAAGAGCATCAGCAGCAGACAGACAAGCCCGCCCATCGCGCTCAGAGGATGCCCTGAGGGCCAGCGCCCGGGAATGCTCATCAGGGCTCGTGCCGAGGCGCTCTGGACGAGTCGGATGGGGTGCCTGCTGCAGGGTGCGGTTGAAGTTCTCATGTCCAGTCGGCTTTGCGGGTCGGGTTTCGCGGCCTGCCCCGGGGCGTGACAGCGGGGCATTTTAGGGAGCTGAATCGTACCTTTGGCACCCTTCATCGGTGGCCCCTGTGGGCGCGGGTGTCGTGCCCTTCACCCGGGGTGACAACAGGTTGTTCCCCATCATCTTCGAGTTCCGGAATGAGTATAAAATCCACTGCCCTGCTTTCCGTGCACGAGAAGCTGGGTGCCCGCATCGTTGACTTCGCGGGCTATCGCATGCCATTGCAGTACACATCCATCCTGGACGAGCATCAGGCGGTGCGCCAGGCGGCGGGTGTGTTCGATGTGTCGCACATGGGTGAGTTCTTCGTTTCGGGCACGGGCGTGCGCGCGTTCCTCGATTCGGTCACCGTGAACAATGTGGCCAGGCTGAAGCATGGCCAGATTCACTACAGCGCCATGATGACTCCCCAAGGGGGCATCGTCGACGATCTGCTGGTCTATTGTCAGGATGACGAACACTTCATGCTGGTCGTGAACGCCTCCAACCGCGACAAGGACCTGGCCTGGCTGAAATCCCACTGCCCGGCGGGCATCACCATTGACGACCAGAGCGACGACTGGAGTCTGCTGGCCGTGCAGGGGCCGCTGGCCTGGCCGCTGATCGTGGGCCTGAGTGACGAGCCCGGTCTGGATGAGGTGCCGTACTACTGGTTCCGCCACGGACACCTGCGCGGCATTCCGGCCATCATTTCCCGCACCGGCTACACGGGCGAGCGGGGCTTTGAACTGTACGTGCGCAACGAGCACGCGGTGGCACTCTGGGAGCTGCTGTTCCGCGAAGGTGAGGCCATCGGACTCAAGCCCATCGGGTTGGGCGCGCGTGACACGCTGCGCCTCGAGATGAAGTTCGCGCTCTACGGCAACGACATCGACGACACGACCAGCACCATCGAAGCCAATCTGGGCTGGATCACCAAGGCCCGCAAGGGAGATTTCCAGGGCAGCGAGGTGGTCAAGCGCCATCTCGCCGAAGGTGCACCCCGTCTGCTGGTGGGCTTCGAGCTGGTCGAGAAGGGCATTGCGCGCCATGGCCACAGCTGCTGGTCGGGTGACCAGGAAGTCGGTGTGGTCACCTCCGGGGCCATGAGCCCCAGCCTGGGCCGCCCCATCGGCATGGCCTACCTGCCCCCGGCTCTGGCCGCTGAGGGCAGCGAGTTCCAGGTGGAGATCCGCGGGCGCCGGCTGGCGGCACGTGTGGTCCCCACACCGTTCTACAATCCGGAAGTACCCTGCAAGTGAACATGGACGTGTTCTTCACCTTGCCCCAGGTGGGCGAGGATTATCTCAAGGAGGACACCACGGTCGTCGTGATCGATGTCCTTCGTGCCACCACCACCATCTGCCATGCGCTGGCTCACGGCTGCCACAGCCTGATTCCCGTGAGTGACCTGGGCGAGGCCACGGGCTTCGTGGAAAGCCTGGGCCGCGACAACTGCCTGCTGGGCGGCGAAAGGAATGGCCAGAAGATTTCCGGCTTCGATTTCGGCAACAGCCCGGCGGAGTACACGGCCGCCAAAGTGCGTCACCAGAACATCGTCTTCCTCACGACCAATGGCTCACGCATCATCAGCCGCTTCCGATCCGCGTCTCGCGTGCTGATCGCCAGTTTCGCCAACATGAGCCGCGTGGTGAACTTCCTCAAGGAAACCGGCGGCCAGGTCGCCATCTGCTGCGCCGGCCAGCGCGACCAGTTCTGTCTGGAAGACAGCGTCTGCGCGGGCATGATCGTGCAGCGACTGGTCGAGCATTTTCCCGAGGCGCGTCTCAACGACGCGGCCCGCGTGGGACAGGTGCTGGCGGCCTCCTATGCCGACAACCTGAAGGCCTGTTTCGAAGAGGCCAGCCACGGACGGCATCTGCAGTCGATTGGTTTCGAGAGCGATCTGGCGCTCTGTGCCCAGATCGATTCGCTGGAAGTCCTGCCGTTCTATGCCAACGAACGGATCACCCTGGCGCCCGAGCCGAGTCCCCTCCGGGAGTCACGGCCCGTGGACGTCGACGGACCGGCCCTCTCCTGAACCGGGTCCTGCCATGAAACGAGCGCGCACACGCACACCCGGGACGCCCCTGCAGATCCTGGGCATCCCTCTGCTTTTCCTTGGCGTGATCGTGCTGCTCTCGGTCCTGCTTGCCCATTCTCAGGACGATCCGAACCTCCCGCGTGCCGACCTGCTCAACCCGCTTTCGATCGTGGGTGTGTACTGCAGTTACGGGCTGATCAACTTTGGTCTGGGCCGCATCTTCTCGCTGGTCTTCCCCGTGATGCTGATCCAGGCCGGCTGGCTGATGATGCGCAAGGAAAGCGTGCTCGCCCGCTGGCGCCTCTGGCTGGGCCAGTTCGCGCTCTGCGTGGCCGGCGCGCTCAGCCTGAGCCTGATTCTGGCGCCGGGCATGCACGAAGCGGCCACCTCGGGCGGCTGGTGGGCCGGCAGCTGGTTGATCCTGCTCTCGGGTTGGCTGATCGAACGAGCCAGCCTGCTGGGCACGGTGCTGATCGTGCTCGCCTTTGACCTGGTGGTGATCTCGCTGGTCTTCGCCATCAGCCCCGGACACTGGACCGACGGAATCGCGGCCTTCGGTGCACGGCTCAAGGAGCGCTGGCTGGACTGGCGCGTGTCACGCGCCGAGAAGCGGGAAGCCCGCGATCGTCAGCGGGCCAAGGAACGCAAGGAGCAGGAACAGGCCGCCGCAGCCGCGGCCGCCGAAGCGGCCAAGCTCGAGAAGGAACTGAAGAAGGCCGAGGAAGTCCGGCGACGCCAGGAGCAGGAAAACGAGCGTGAGCGCCTGCGCGAGGAAATGCGCCAGCGCGCCGAGGCTCCCATTCCCCGCGTGTCCGATCCTGAAGAAGGGGCCGACGAGGAGTCCGAACCCATTCTGGCGGAAGATGATTCCCAGCCGGACACGGAGTCCGAACCGGAGCTGGACGAGGACGGCCAGGTCGTGATTCCCTTCGAGGTCACCGAGGAAGTCATCGAGGAAGAGAAGCGCTTCCAGGCCGAGAAGGTGCGCGAGTACCGCTACAAGCCGCCCCCCGTGAGCCTGCTGAACAATCCTCCCGACGACGAATACCATGTGACCACCGAGGACATGGAGTCCATCTCGCGCATGCTGGAAACCACTCTGGCCGACTTCAATGTGGACGCCAGGGTGGTGCATGTGAACCCGGGTCCCGTGATCACGCGTTACGATCTGGAACCCGCGGCGGGCGTCAAGGTCAACCGCATCGTGACACTGGCCGACGATCTGGCGCTGGCCCTGCGCGCCGAGCGCATCCGCATCATCGCGCCCGTGCCGGGCAAGGCCGCGGTGGGCGTCGAGATTCCCAACAAGGTGCGCAACACGGTGTACATGAAGACCATCGTCAACAGCGAGGCCTTCGTCAACGCCAAGAGCCCGCTGGCGCTGGCCTTTGGCAAGACATCCAGCGGCGAGTCCTATGTGGCCGATCTGCGCTCGATGCCCCATTTGCTGATCGCGGGGCAGACCGGCGCGGGCAAGTCGGTGTGCGTCAACTCGATCATCTGCTCGATCCTGCTGCGCGCCAATCCCACCGAAGTGCAGTTCGTGATGATCGATCCCAAGATGATCGAGCTCTCCGATTACAAGCGCATCGCAAGGCATTTTCTGGCCTGGATGCCCGGGCTGGAAGGCGAGGTGATCACCGATCCCAAGGATGCGGTCACGGTGCTGGAAGCCTGCGAACGGGAGATGGATCGCCGCTACCGCTACCTGAGCGAAACCGGATTCCGCAACATCCAGGAGTTCAACGAAGCCTTCGAGGAAGGCGAGATCGTCACCATGTCCGACGGGGTGCCCGCCAAGAAGATGGTCTACCTGGTGATCATCGTGGACGAGCTGGCCGACCTGATGATGACCGCGGGCAAGGACATCGAATTCAGCATCGCCCGTCTGGCCCAGAAGGCCCGCGCGGTGGGCATGCACCTGGTGGTGGCCACCCAGCGACCCAGTGTGGACGTGCTGACCGGCATGATCAAGGCCAACTTCCCGGCACGCATCGCCTTTGCCGTGAGACAGAAAGTGGACAGCCGCACCATCATTGACGCCATGGGCGCCGACAAGCTGCTGGGCAAGGGCGACATGCTCTACCTTGCCACCTCCACGCCGGAGCCGCTGCGCATTCACAACAACTTCATCAGCGGCAAGGAAATCCGCCGGATCATCGATCACATCCGGCGCCAGAGCGTGGACTTCGACAAGTTCTGTCTGCCCGGTGAAGCCCCCGGCAACAAGACCTTCGCGATGGAAGCCGCCGAACGCGACGACCTGTTCATGGAAGCGGCCGAACATGTGATCCGCAGCAAGCAGGGTTCCATCAGCGTGCTGCAGCGGCGCCTGCGCATCGGCCACAGCCGGGCCAGCCGCCTGATTGACGAACTGGAACTGGCCGGGGTCGTGGGCCCCTTCGATGGCAGCAAGGCCCGGGAAGTCCTGGTGGACGAGAGCTGGCTGGACCAGAATGCACAGGGCGGTCAGGACGCAGCCCCATTCTGAACGCGAGCCGGGCT contains:
- a CDS encoding 2-phosphosulfolactate phosphatase — protein: MNMDVFFTLPQVGEDYLKEDTTVVVIDVLRATTTICHALAHGCHSLIPVSDLGEATGFVESLGRDNCLLGGERNGQKISGFDFGNSPAEYTAAKVRHQNIVFLTTNGSRIISRFRSASRVLIASFANMSRVVNFLKETGGQVAICCAGQRDQFCLEDSVCAGMIVQRLVEHFPEARLNDAARVGQVLAASYADNLKACFEEASHGRHLQSIGFESDLALCAQIDSLEVLPFYANERITLAPEPSPLRESRPVDVDGPALS
- the gcvT gene encoding glycine cleavage system aminomethyltransferase GcvT: MSIKSTALLSVHEKLGARIVDFAGYRMPLQYTSILDEHQAVRQAAGVFDVSHMGEFFVSGTGVRAFLDSVTVNNVARLKHGQIHYSAMMTPQGGIVDDLLVYCQDDEHFMLVVNASNRDKDLAWLKSHCPAGITIDDQSDDWSLLAVQGPLAWPLIVGLSDEPGLDEVPYYWFRHGHLRGIPAIISRTGYTGERGFELYVRNEHAVALWELLFREGEAIGLKPIGLGARDTLRLEMKFALYGNDIDDTTSTIEANLGWITKARKGDFQGSEVVKRHLAEGAPRLLVGFELVEKGIARHGHSCWSGDQEVGVVTSGAMSPSLGRPIGMAYLPPALAAEGSEFQVEIRGRRLAARVVPTPFYNPEVPCK